The following are encoded together in the Phenylobacterium sp. NIBR 498073 genome:
- a CDS encoding glycine--tRNA ligase subunit alpha has translation MPADKPLSFQGLILKLHDYWSRQGCVILQPHDVEVGAGTLHPATVLRALGPKPWRAAYVQPSRRPADGRYGENPNRLQHYYQYQVILKPNPDNLQELYLGSLEAIGLDTRLHDIRFVEDDWENPTVGAWGLGWEVWCDGMEVTQYTYFQQVGGLDVWPVAGELTYGLERLAMYLQNVDHFTDLAFNDPDGPLPMTYGDVFLENERQQSEANFHLYDVDTLKRQFEDMERQVPRILEGRGPQGQRTVLPAYDHVLKASHLFNLMDARGAIAVAERQSYIGRIRDLTKMCAEAWVENEGGNAAKSDDVAKA, from the coding sequence ATGCCAGCCGATAAGCCGCTTTCGTTTCAGGGTCTTATCCTGAAGCTGCATGACTATTGGAGCCGCCAGGGCTGCGTGATTCTGCAGCCCCATGACGTCGAGGTGGGGGCGGGTACGCTTCATCCGGCGACGGTGCTTCGCGCCCTGGGACCCAAACCCTGGCGCGCGGCCTATGTGCAGCCCTCGCGCCGCCCGGCCGACGGGCGCTATGGCGAGAACCCGAACCGGCTGCAGCACTACTACCAGTATCAGGTGATCCTGAAGCCGAACCCGGACAACCTGCAGGAGCTCTATCTGGGCAGCCTGGAGGCGATCGGCCTCGACACCCGCCTGCACGACATCCGTTTCGTCGAGGACGACTGGGAAAACCCCACCGTCGGCGCTTGGGGCCTGGGCTGGGAAGTCTGGTGCGACGGCATGGAAGTCACCCAGTACACCTATTTCCAGCAGGTGGGCGGCCTGGACGTCTGGCCGGTGGCCGGCGAACTGACCTACGGGCTCGAGCGCCTGGCCATGTACCTGCAGAACGTCGACCACTTCACCGACCTGGCGTTCAACGATCCGGACGGCCCGCTGCCGATGACCTATGGCGACGTGTTCCTTGAAAACGAACGCCAGCAGTCGGAAGCCAACTTCCACCTCTATGACGTCGACACTCTGAAGCGTCAGTTCGAGGATATGGAACGGCAGGTGCCGCGCATCCTGGAGGGCCGCGGCCCCCAGGGCCAGCGCACCGTGCTGCCGGCCTACGACCACGTGCTCAAGGCCAGCCACCTGTTCAACCTGATGGACGCCCGCGGCGCGATCGCCGTGGCCGAGCGCCAGAGCTACATCGGCCGCATCCGCGACCTGACCAAGATGTGCGCCGAAGCCTGGGTTGAAAACGAGGGCGGAAACGCCGCGAAGTCCGACGACGTGGCGAAGGCCTGA
- a CDS encoding tetratricopeptide repeat protein, which produces MRRLLVALAPLLLVTACATAPQGVAWTPPADDGMGGSAYGAFLAGQGALNDGAGAEAAAYFERAEIEGGSSDLLRDRAFTAAVLAGDIPKAAVLAPDGVDASEATKRLGQLVKAVELMAQGQGKEAQAALSGDAIGFPHRGAAALLAPWAAAMAGDTEGSLVRPEMRGDRVVDYFGQLGQAWLYERARRYDEAETDYKALTGGDAPGDIAVQAYGAFLERRNRRADAVALYDASLALQPNNENLIAARARAAAGKSAPAAPSLRQGAAQVLVAPAATMLAAKQEQLGLAYLRLALRLDPNRDTAWLMVGDIMEAAGDVNGARAAYARPKPGSSDYSAARGKLAWSYQNAKQSDVALKMAQEAAATGDAEAKLTYADLLRANERYDDSAQVLSGLIERSATPDWRLLYMRGVAYERAGHWPQGERDLKAALELRPDEPELLNYLGYTWIDRGERLAEALGMVERAVAANPQSGAMVDSLGWAHYRLGDYKKAVDLLEQAVELEAGDPEINNHLGDAYWRVGRRIEAEYQWRRVLTLDPDAKIKADVESKLASGQGPKGPAAAPRIAGQ; this is translated from the coding sequence ATGCGCCGTCTGCTTGTCGCCCTCGCTCCGCTGCTCCTGGTCACCGCCTGCGCGACCGCGCCACAGGGCGTCGCCTGGACGCCGCCGGCCGACGACGGCATGGGCGGTTCGGCCTACGGGGCGTTCCTGGCCGGCCAGGGGGCGCTGAACGACGGCGCCGGCGCCGAAGCGGCCGCCTATTTCGAGCGGGCCGAGATCGAGGGCGGTTCCAGCGACCTGCTGCGCGACCGCGCCTTCACCGCCGCGGTGCTGGCCGGCGACATCCCCAAGGCCGCCGTGCTCGCGCCTGACGGCGTCGACGCCTCCGAAGCCACCAAGCGCCTCGGCCAGCTGGTCAAGGCGGTCGAGCTGATGGCTCAGGGCCAGGGCAAGGAAGCCCAGGCCGCGCTGTCCGGCGACGCCATCGGCTTCCCGCACCGCGGCGCGGCGGCGCTTCTGGCGCCCTGGGCCGCGGCCATGGCCGGCGACACCGAAGGCTCGCTGGTGCGGCCCGAAATGCGCGGCGACCGCGTCGTCGACTATTTCGGCCAGCTCGGCCAGGCCTGGCTATATGAACGCGCCCGTCGCTACGACGAGGCCGAGACCGACTACAAGGCTCTGACCGGCGGCGATGCGCCCGGCGACATCGCCGTCCAGGCCTATGGAGCCTTTCTGGAGCGCCGGAACCGGCGCGCCGACGCCGTGGCGCTCTATGACGCGTCCCTGGCCCTGCAGCCGAACAACGAGAACCTGATCGCCGCGCGCGCCCGCGCGGCGGCCGGCAAGTCGGCCCCGGCTGCGCCGAGCCTGCGCCAGGGCGCGGCCCAGGTGCTGGTCGCTCCCGCCGCGACCATGCTGGCGGCCAAGCAGGAGCAGCTTGGCCTGGCCTATCTGCGGCTGGCGCTGCGGCTCGACCCGAACCGCGACACCGCCTGGCTGATGGTCGGCGACATCATGGAGGCGGCGGGCGACGTCAACGGCGCCCGCGCCGCCTACGCCCGGCCCAAGCCCGGTTCCAGCGACTACAGCGCCGCGCGCGGCAAGCTGGCCTGGAGCTACCAGAACGCCAAGCAGTCCGACGTGGCCCTGAAGATGGCGCAGGAGGCCGCCGCGACCGGCGACGCCGAGGCCAAGCTCACCTACGCCGACCTGCTGCGCGCCAACGAGCGCTACGACGACTCCGCCCAGGTGCTGAGCGGCCTGATCGAGCGCAGCGCCACCCCGGACTGGCGCCTGCTCTACATGCGCGGCGTGGCCTACGAGCGCGCCGGCCACTGGCCGCAGGGCGAGCGCGACCTGAAGGCGGCGCTGGAGCTGCGGCCCGACGAACCGGAGCTGCTCAACTATCTCGGCTACACCTGGATCGACCGCGGCGAGCGGCTGGCCGAGGCCCTGGGGATGGTCGAGCGGGCGGTGGCGGCCAACCCGCAGTCCGGCGCGATGGTCGATTCCCTCGGCTGGGCCCACTACCGGCTCGGCGACTACAAGAAGGCCGTCGACCTGCTGGAACAGGCCGTCGAGCTTGAGGCCGGCGACCCGGAGATCAACAACCACCTTGGCGACGCCTACTGGCGCGTCGGCCGCCGGATCGAGGCGGAATACCAGTGGCGCCGCGTGCTGACCCTGGATCCGGACGCGAAGATCAAGGCGGACGTGGAGTCCAAGCTCGCCTCCGGCCAGGGACCGAAAGGCCCGGCGGCGGCGCCGCGCATTGCCGGTCAGTAG
- a CDS encoding P-II family nitrogen regulator, translating into MKLIIAVVKPFKLDDVREALVAAGVEGLTVSEVKGYGRQKGQTEIYRGAEYQVNFVPKVKLEAVVDDAAADKAVEAIKGAAATGKIGDGKIFVLDVEDAVRIRTGETGTAAL; encoded by the coding sequence ATGAAACTGATCATAGCGGTCGTCAAACCCTTCAAGCTGGACGACGTGCGCGAAGCGCTCGTGGCGGCCGGCGTCGAGGGGCTGACGGTCTCGGAAGTGAAGGGTTACGGCCGGCAAAAGGGCCAGACCGAGATCTACCGTGGAGCCGAGTACCAGGTGAACTTCGTTCCGAAGGTGAAGCTCGAGGCGGTCGTCGATGACGCCGCCGCGGACAAGGCCGTCGAGGCCATCAAGGGGGCGGCCGCCACCGGCAAGATCGGCGACGGCAAGATCTTCGTCCTCGATGTCGAGGACGCCGTGCGCATTCGGACCGGCGAGACCGGCACGGCGGCGCTGTGA
- the glyS gene encoding glycine--tRNA ligase subunit beta, with protein sequence MPQLLIELFSEEIPARMQVQAARDLDRMFRERLAEQGLLPEGLKTFSGPRRLTLVAEGLPAAQGDRHEERKGPRVGAPDAAIDGFLRSTGLTRDQLTEKDGVWFAHIHRKGRPTAEIAAEILDHVIRNFPWPKSMTWGRGTLRWVRPLKRIVFLFDGAVVPFNIDGVEAGDVTEGHRFMGSGKPFKVKDFDSYRDKLAAHFVILDPEERKDRIMDGARTLCFARNLELVDDDGLLDEVAGLAEWPTPVLGDMDPAFLDLPPEVIRTSMRTHQKYFAVSDPSRGNGNGGRKLAPNFLTVANIEAADGGKEIARGNAKVLSARLNDARFFWDEDRKVTLEERLSKLSGVTFHAKLGTLAERVERLELLAKAIAPRVGADVPKAVLAARLSKADLATGMVGEFPELQGLMGGYYAREEKISPVVADAIRDHYRPVGAKDEAPDTPVTMAVAIAEKLDTLVAFFAIDEKPTGSRDPYALRRAALGIIRILLGSEARAPVRELVADWYKSLRCYVDPGRALYVSTRRTTGYLGPAYRSPSEVFETYVEEFENALLEGVPYVVSTTEDFDIRFDRSAAAGDPPEGEVQYQFRPYGVVADEVMGFMADRFKVALRDQGKRHDLVDAVFALGDDDLVRIVARVEALDHFLTGADGQNLLAGYKRAGNILKAEEKKGELPVGPAVGMPAAPKEEGALIAALQAAEPAVAQALQQEDFADAMRALSGLRAPVDAFFEAVLVNSENAAERENRLRLLVQVRDLMERVADFSQVTG encoded by the coding sequence ATGCCGCAATTGCTGATCGAACTGTTCTCCGAAGAGATTCCCGCGCGCATGCAGGTGCAGGCCGCGCGCGACCTCGACCGCATGTTCCGCGAGCGGCTGGCCGAGCAGGGCCTGCTGCCGGAGGGGCTGAAGACCTTCTCCGGTCCGCGCCGCCTGACCCTGGTGGCCGAAGGCCTGCCGGCGGCCCAGGGTGACCGCCACGAGGAGCGCAAGGGCCCGCGCGTCGGCGCCCCCGACGCCGCCATCGACGGCTTCCTGCGCTCGACCGGCCTGACCCGCGACCAGCTCACCGAGAAGGACGGGGTGTGGTTCGCCCACATCCACCGCAAGGGCCGCCCGACCGCCGAGATCGCCGCCGAGATCCTCGACCACGTGATCCGCAACTTCCCGTGGCCGAAGTCGATGACCTGGGGCCGCGGCACGCTGCGCTGGGTGCGGCCGCTGAAGCGGATCGTCTTCCTGTTTGACGGCGCGGTCGTGCCGTTCAACATCGACGGCGTCGAGGCCGGCGACGTCACCGAGGGCCACCGCTTCATGGGCTCGGGCAAGCCCTTCAAGGTGAAGGACTTCGATTCCTACCGCGACAAGCTGGCCGCGCACTTCGTGATCCTTGATCCCGAGGAGCGCAAGGACCGCATTATGGACGGCGCGCGCACCCTCTGCTTTGCGCGCAACCTGGAATTGGTCGACGACGACGGCCTGCTGGACGAGGTCGCGGGCCTCGCCGAATGGCCGACTCCGGTGCTCGGCGACATGGACCCTGCCTTTCTGGACCTGCCGCCGGAGGTGATCCGCACCTCGATGCGCACGCACCAGAAGTACTTCGCCGTCTCCGATCCCAGCCGTGGGAACGGCAACGGCGGCCGTAAACTGGCTCCGAACTTCCTGACCGTCGCCAACATCGAGGCGGCCGACGGCGGCAAGGAGATCGCCCGCGGCAACGCCAAGGTGCTTTCCGCCCGCCTCAACGACGCGCGCTTCTTCTGGGACGAGGACCGCAAGGTCACCCTCGAGGAGCGGCTGTCCAAGCTGTCCGGCGTCACCTTCCACGCCAAGCTCGGCACCCTGGCCGAGCGTGTCGAGCGGCTGGAACTGCTGGCCAAGGCGATCGCGCCCCGGGTCGGCGCCGACGTCCCCAAGGCGGTGCTGGCCGCGCGCCTGTCCAAGGCCGACCTCGCGACCGGCATGGTCGGCGAGTTCCCCGAACTCCAGGGCCTGATGGGCGGCTACTACGCCCGCGAAGAGAAGATCAGCCCGGTCGTCGCCGACGCCATCCGCGACCACTACCGGCCGGTCGGCGCCAAGGACGAGGCGCCCGACACCCCGGTGACCATGGCTGTGGCCATCGCCGAGAAGCTCGACACCCTGGTCGCCTTCTTCGCCATCGACGAAAAGCCGACCGGCTCGCGCGACCCCTACGCCCTGCGCCGCGCCGCCCTCGGCATTATCCGCATCCTGCTGGGCTCCGAGGCCCGCGCCCCGGTGCGCGAGCTCGTCGCCGACTGGTACAAGTCGCTGCGTTGCTACGTCGATCCGGGCCGTGCGCTCTACGTCTCGACCCGCCGCACCACCGGCTATCTCGGCCCTGCCTACCGCTCGCCGTCGGAAGTCTTCGAGACCTATGTCGAGGAATTCGAGAACGCGCTGCTCGAAGGCGTGCCCTACGTCGTTTCGACGACCGAGGACTTCGATATCCGCTTCGACCGCTCGGCCGCGGCCGGGGATCCGCCGGAGGGCGAGGTCCAGTACCAGTTCCGCCCCTACGGCGTGGTCGCCGACGAAGTCATGGGCTTCATGGCCGACCGGTTCAAGGTCGCCCTGCGCGACCAGGGCAAGCGTCACGATCTGGTCGACGCGGTGTTCGCGCTCGGCGACGACGACCTGGTGCGCATCGTCGCCCGGGTCGAGGCGCTCGACCACTTCCTGACCGGCGCCGACGGCCAGAACCTGCTGGCCGGCTACAAGCGCGCCGGCAACATCCTCAAGGCCGAGGAGAAGAAGGGCGAGCTGCCGGTTGGCCCTGCCGTCGGCATGCCGGCCGCGCCGAAGGAGGAGGGGGCCCTGATCGCCGCCCTCCAGGCCGCCGAGCCGGCCGTGGCGCAGGCCTTGCAGCAGGAAGACTTCGCCGATGCCATGCGTGCCCTCTCGGGACTGCGCGCGCCGGTCGACGCCTTCTTCGAGGCGGTGCTAGTGAATTCTGAAAACGCGGCGGAACGTGAGAACCGCCTGCGTCTTCTCGTGCAGGTTCGCGATCTCATGGAACGGGTCGCGGACTTCTCGCAAGTGACGGGCTAA
- a CDS encoding electron transfer flavoprotein-ubiquinone oxidoreductase — translation MSETIATDTIEREAMEYDVVIVGAGPAGLSAAIRLKQLAEAAGTEISVAVLEKGSEVGAHILSGAVIDPKGINELLPNWKELGIPLETKVTRDKFVMLGPNGELDISWVPFPKWMLNHGNYIASLGNVCRALGAHAEALGVEIYPGMAASEVVYNEDGSVKGVVAGVFGIDKDGNPGPDYQPGIELHAKYTFIGEGVRGSLAKQLQARFGLTNGRDAQKFGIGIKELWQVPDENFEPGLTQHTFGWPLDNATGGGSFMYHFGDNYVAIGFVVHLNYKNPWLSPFDEFQRFKTHPTIRGYLEGGKRVAYGARAITEGGSQSLPQLYFPGGVLLGCSAGMVNVPRIKGSHNAVKSGMMAAEAAFEAIQGGRASDELVGYETAYKKSWVHKELWAVRNFKPLWSKFGTIPGLVLGGADAMIANILGGWSPWGTLKHGKSDAESTGLAKDYKPIVYPKPDNEFSFDKLSSVFLSSTNHDENQPAHLKLKDPSIPVNVNLPRYGEPARLFCPAGVYEVLYDEAGNNPKFQINFQNCVHCKTCDIKDPSQNINWTTPQGGDGPNYPNM, via the coding sequence ATGAGCGAGACCATCGCCACTGATACGATTGAACGCGAAGCGATGGAATACGACGTCGTGATCGTCGGCGCCGGGCCCGCTGGGCTGTCGGCGGCGATTCGCCTCAAGCAGCTGGCCGAGGCCGCCGGAACCGAGATTTCGGTCGCGGTGCTCGAAAAGGGTTCGGAAGTCGGCGCCCACATCCTCTCGGGTGCGGTGATCGACCCCAAGGGCATCAACGAACTGCTGCCCAACTGGAAGGAACTCGGCATCCCGCTGGAGACCAAGGTCACCCGCGACAAGTTCGTCATGCTCGGCCCGAACGGCGAGCTCGACATCTCCTGGGTGCCCTTCCCGAAGTGGATGCTGAACCACGGCAACTACATCGCCTCGCTCGGCAACGTCTGCCGCGCCCTGGGCGCCCACGCCGAAGCGCTCGGCGTTGAGATCTATCCGGGCATGGCCGCCTCGGAAGTCGTCTACAACGAAGACGGCTCGGTGAAGGGCGTCGTCGCCGGCGTGTTCGGCATCGACAAGGACGGCAATCCGGGCCCCGACTATCAGCCGGGCATCGAACTGCACGCCAAGTACACCTTCATCGGCGAAGGCGTCCGCGGCTCGCTCGCCAAGCAACTGCAGGCCCGCTTCGGCCTCACCAATGGCCGCGACGCCCAGAAGTTCGGCATCGGCATCAAGGAACTGTGGCAGGTTCCGGACGAGAACTTCGAGCCGGGCCTGACCCAGCACACCTTCGGCTGGCCGCTCGACAACGCCACCGGCGGCGGCTCGTTCATGTACCACTTCGGGGACAACTACGTGGCCATCGGCTTCGTGGTCCACCTGAACTACAAGAACCCCTGGCTCTCGCCGTTCGACGAATTCCAGCGTTTCAAGACCCATCCGACCATCCGCGGCTACCTGGAAGGCGGCAAGCGCGTCGCCTACGGCGCCCGCGCCATCACCGAGGGCGGCTCCCAGTCGCTGCCGCAGCTCTACTTCCCGGGCGGCGTGCTGCTCGGCTGCTCGGCCGGCATGGTCAACGTTCCGCGCATCAAGGGCAGCCACAACGCGGTCAAGAGCGGCATGATGGCCGCCGAGGCCGCCTTCGAGGCCATCCAGGGCGGCCGCGCCAGCGACGAGCTGGTCGGTTATGAAACCGCCTACAAGAAGTCGTGGGTCCACAAGGAGCTGTGGGCCGTCCGTAACTTCAAGCCGCTGTGGTCGAAGTTCGGCACCATTCCGGGCCTCGTGCTCGGCGGCGCCGACGCGATGATCGCCAACATCCTCGGCGGCTGGTCGCCGTGGGGCACGCTGAAGCACGGCAAGTCCGATGCAGAGTCGACGGGCCTGGCCAAGGACTACAAGCCGATCGTCTATCCGAAGCCGGACAACGAGTTCAGCTTCGACAAGCTGTCGTCGGTGTTCCTGTCCTCGACCAACCACGACGAGAACCAGCCCGCGCACCTGAAGCTCAAGGATCCGAGCATCCCGGTGAACGTGAACCTGCCGCGCTATGGCGAACCGGCGCGCCTGTTCTGCCCGGCCGGCGTCTACGAGGTGCTGTACGACGAGGCGGGGAACAATCCGAAGTTCCAGATCAACTTCCAGAACTGCGTTCACTGCAAAACCTGCGACATCAAGGATCCGTCGCAGAACATCAACTGGACGACGCCGCAGGGCGGCGACGGGCCCAACTACCCGAACATGTAA
- a CDS encoding ammonium transporter, whose protein sequence is MTTLRFNKLTGLALAAVIAGGMLAPAAFAQEAAPAAAEAAAPVAAAPEAAAPVTEPAPAQAPVEDEKPALDTGDTAWVLTSTALVLMMTIPGLALFYGGMVRRKNVIATVAQSFAITAVISVVWMVAGYSLAFSANSNEGLNAVIGGLGNAFLSGVTMESTNGLAATIPESVFVMFQMTFAIITPALIAGAYAERIKFSAVLVFTVLWSLLVYAPTAHAVWGGGFLGGDGVLDFAGGTVVHINAGVAGLVCALVLGRRKGYGSENMAPHNLVLTMIGASLLWVGWFGFNAGSAVGSNALAGVAMLNTQVATAAAAIAWMLIEWVERKKPGMLGLASGAVAGLVAITPAAGFVNPQGALIIGLLGGAAGYFGAVWLKRLLKYDDSLDAFGVHGIAGIVGALLTGVLADPAVNSLGEGASLMTQAWGVGVTIVFTAIATFLILMLVKFTIGLRVSDEAEVEGLDMSQHGEALHD, encoded by the coding sequence ATGACGACACTGAGATTCAACAAGCTGACGGGCCTAGCGCTCGCCGCCGTGATCGCGGGCGGCATGCTCGCCCCGGCGGCGTTCGCGCAGGAGGCCGCGCCGGCGGCGGCCGAAGCCGCCGCACCGGTCGCCGCCGCGCCTGAAGCCGCCGCGCCCGTAACCGAGCCCGCGCCGGCCCAAGCTCCGGTCGAAGACGAAAAGCCGGCCCTCGACACCGGCGACACCGCCTGGGTGCTGACCTCCACCGCCCTGGTTCTGATGATGACCATTCCGGGTCTGGCGCTGTTCTACGGCGGCATGGTCCGCCGCAAGAACGTCATCGCGACCGTCGCCCAATCGTTCGCCATCACCGCGGTCATCTCGGTGGTCTGGATGGTCGCCGGCTACTCGCTGGCCTTCAGCGCCAACTCCAATGAGGGCCTCAACGCCGTCATCGGCGGGCTCGGGAACGCCTTCCTGTCGGGCGTCACCATGGAGAGCACGAACGGCCTGGCCGCCACGATCCCGGAATCGGTGTTCGTGATGTTCCAGATGACTTTCGCGATCATCACCCCGGCCCTGATCGCCGGCGCCTATGCCGAGCGCATCAAGTTCTCGGCCGTGCTGGTGTTCACCGTGCTCTGGTCCCTGCTGGTCTATGCGCCGACCGCCCACGCGGTCTGGGGCGGCGGCTTCCTGGGCGGCGACGGCGTCCTCGACTTCGCCGGCGGTACGGTCGTCCACATCAACGCCGGTGTCGCGGGCCTGGTCTGCGCCCTCGTGCTCGGCCGCCGCAAGGGTTACGGCAGCGAGAACATGGCTCCGCACAACCTGGTGCTGACCATGATCGGCGCCAGCCTTCTGTGGGTCGGCTGGTTCGGCTTCAACGCCGGTTCGGCTGTCGGCTCCAACGCCCTGGCCGGCGTGGCGATGCTGAACACCCAGGTCGCGACCGCCGCCGCGGCCATCGCCTGGATGCTGATCGAGTGGGTCGAGCGCAAGAAGCCCGGCATGCTGGGCCTGGCCTCCGGCGCCGTGGCCGGCCTGGTCGCCATCACCCCGGCCGCCGGCTTCGTGAACCCGCAAGGCGCGCTGATCATCGGCCTGCTGGGCGGCGCGGCCGGCTACTTCGGCGCGGTTTGGCTGAAGCGCCTGCTGAAGTATGACGACAGCCTGGACGCCTTCGGCGTGCACGGCATCGCGGGCATCGTCGGCGCCCTGCTGACCGGCGTGCTGGCCGACCCGGCCGTCAACAGCCTGGGCGAAGGCGCGAGCCTGATGACCCAAGCCTGGGGCGTCGGCGTCACCATCGTCTTCACCGCCATCGCCACCTTCCTGATCCTGATGCTCGTGAAGTTCACGATCGGCCTGCGGGTCAGCGACGAGGCCGAGGTCGAAGGCCTGGACATGTCGCAGCACGGCGAAGCCCTGCACGACTAG
- a CDS encoding uracil-DNA glycosylase, producing MSQAVPFDRVAESLLAFWAEAGVDAMLHDTPIDRIEAGKFVPPKPPEKKPLAAPPPSARAGAGSDVAAAVAQARQLAAAAQDLEALKAAIAGFDGCSLKFEGARQAVFARGAADAPLLVIGEGPGAEEDARGEPFVGRAGQLLDRMLAAAGLSGRVFITNTVFWRPPGNRTPSAQEQAVCQPFLERAIELVAPKMLLLVGAPSAKSMLKRDEGILSLRGRWFEWRSESGNFELPAMPTLHPAFLLRQPGAKKKAWSDLLTLTERLDRPDRDA from the coding sequence ATGAGCCAAGCCGTGCCCTTCGATCGTGTCGCCGAAAGCCTGCTCGCCTTCTGGGCCGAAGCGGGCGTCGACGCCATGCTGCATGATACGCCCATTGATCGGATCGAGGCGGGCAAGTTCGTGCCGCCCAAGCCGCCGGAGAAGAAGCCGCTTGCCGCGCCGCCTCCGTCGGCCCGGGCCGGCGCGGGTTCCGACGTCGCCGCGGCGGTGGCCCAGGCGCGGCAGCTGGCCGCGGCCGCGCAGGACCTCGAGGCGCTGAAGGCCGCGATCGCGGGATTCGACGGCTGCTCGCTGAAATTTGAAGGCGCGCGGCAGGCGGTGTTCGCGCGCGGCGCGGCCGACGCGCCGCTGCTGGTGATCGGCGAAGGGCCCGGGGCCGAGGAAGACGCCCGCGGCGAGCCGTTCGTCGGCCGGGCCGGGCAGCTGCTGGACCGGATGCTGGCCGCCGCCGGCCTGAGCGGACGGGTGTTCATCACCAACACGGTGTTCTGGCGCCCGCCCGGCAACCGCACCCCTTCGGCGCAGGAACAGGCTGTCTGCCAACCGTTCCTGGAGCGCGCGATCGAGCTGGTCGCCCCCAAGATGCTGCTGCTGGTGGGGGCGCCGTCGGCCAAGTCGATGCTCAAGCGCGACGAAGGCATCCTGTCGCTGCGCGGACGCTGGTTCGAGTGGCGCTCGGAGAGCGGAAACTTCGAACTTCCGGCCATGCCGACCCTGCATCCGGCCTTCCTGCTGCGCCAGCCGGGGGCCAAGAAGAAGGCCTGGAGCGACCTTCTGACCCTGACCGAACGGCTTGATCGCCCTGACCGTGACGCTTAA
- a CDS encoding 4-(cytidine 5'-diphospho)-2-C-methyl-D-erythritol kinase has translation MSPIAFAPAKINLFLHVGAPGDDGYHPLCSLMAFADVGDRVVLHEADVLSVRVHGPFSGMLAGEGDNLVLRAARALLARARGPQPLVGLSLEKLLPVAAGLGGGSSDAGAALRLLRTALGVQVDDVELEAIAASLGADGAACLWGRPVLAQGRGEQLSPAPVLPPIEAVLVNPRVEVSTPAVYRAFDGLGDFGDVTPPPMPDAFESVEEMAAWLGFMRNDLQAPAIALAPAIGDVLALLADERETLLARVSGSGATCFAICASDIEADALAERVAGLRPDWWTVRCRLGGPWPDA, from the coding sequence ATGAGCCCGATCGCCTTCGCCCCGGCGAAGATCAACCTGTTCCTGCACGTCGGCGCGCCGGGCGACGACGGCTATCACCCGCTCTGCAGCCTGATGGCCTTCGCCGACGTCGGCGACCGGGTGGTGCTGCACGAGGCCGACGTCCTTTCGGTGCGCGTGCACGGTCCGTTCAGCGGGATGCTGGCGGGCGAGGGCGACAATCTGGTGCTGAGGGCCGCGCGGGCCTTGCTGGCCCGGGCGCGGGGGCCTCAGCCCCTGGTCGGGCTCTCGCTGGAAAAACTGCTGCCGGTGGCCGCCGGCCTCGGCGGCGGCTCTAGCGACGCGGGCGCGGCCCTGCGCCTGCTGCGCACGGCCCTGGGCGTGCAGGTCGACGATGTGGAGCTCGAGGCCATCGCCGCCTCGCTGGGCGCCGACGGCGCGGCCTGCCTCTGGGGCCGGCCGGTGCTGGCGCAGGGCAGGGGCGAGCAGCTGTCGCCCGCGCCCGTCCTGCCGCCGATCGAGGCGGTGCTGGTCAATCCGCGGGTCGAGGTCTCCACCCCGGCGGTCTATCGCGCCTTCGACGGGCTCGGCGACTTCGGCGACGTGACGCCGCCGCCGATGCCGGACGCCTTCGAGAGCGTCGAGGAAATGGCCGCCTGGCTCGGTTTCATGCGCAACGACCTGCAGGCCCCGGCCATCGCCCTGGCCCCGGCGATCGGCGACGTCCTGGCGCTGCTGGCCGACGAGCGCGAGACCCTGTTGGCGCGGGTGTCCGGCTCGGGGGCGACCTGCTTTGCGATCTGCGCCAGCGACATCGAGGCCGACGCCCTGGCAGAGCGGGTCGCCGGCTTGCGGCCCGACTGGTGGACGGTCCGCTGCCGGCTCGGCGGTCCCTGGCCGGACGCCTGA